One Nostoc sp. UHCC 0302 DNA window includes the following coding sequences:
- a CDS encoding pseudouridine synthase, whose amino-acid sequence MEVRLQKILAQWGIASRREAEVMIRQSRVRINGVLAHLGQKVDTEKDAIVVDGKPISGKQRPALIYLLLHKPVGVVSTCDDPQGRPTVLDLLPKELREGSGIHPVGRLDADSTGSLILTNDGDLTFKLTHPRHSISKTYRVLVKGHPPEAVLEIWRQGVVLEGRKTRPATVHLIERFADQSCLEIVLQEGRNRQIRRVAQQLGYPVIKLHRTAIGSIQLQSSKEPFLEEGQYRFLKDHEIRFLQDQIKQPIKDSAELRSVQKHGMAKKEEK is encoded by the coding sequence ATGGAGGTACGGTTACAAAAAATTCTCGCTCAATGGGGTATTGCCTCACGGCGTGAAGCCGAAGTAATGATTCGGCAATCGCGCGTGCGGATAAATGGTGTATTGGCACATTTAGGACAAAAAGTTGATACCGAAAAAGATGCGATCGTTGTAGATGGTAAGCCGATCTCCGGAAAGCAGCGTCCAGCTTTAATATATTTGTTGCTGCATAAACCAGTTGGGGTAGTTTCAACTTGTGATGACCCACAGGGAAGACCGACAGTCCTAGATTTACTACCGAAAGAATTACGCGAAGGTTCAGGTATTCATCCTGTTGGGCGTCTCGATGCAGACTCTACGGGATCATTAATACTGACAAATGACGGAGACCTGACATTTAAATTAACCCATCCCCGCCATAGTATTTCTAAAACATATCGTGTTTTGGTAAAAGGGCATCCCCCAGAAGCAGTATTGGAAATCTGGCGTCAGGGTGTGGTGTTGGAGGGAAGAAAAACACGGCCAGCCACGGTACACCTGATAGAACGTTTTGCTGATCAAAGCTGTTTAGAGATTGTTTTACAGGAGGGAAGAAATCGCCAAATTCGGCGTGTAGCCCAACAGTTGGGATACCCAGTAATCAAGCTGCATCGAACTGCTATAGGTTCAATTCAATTACAAAGTTCAAAAGAACCCTTTTTAGAAGAGGGTCAATATCGTTTCCTAAAAGATCATGAGATTCGCTTTTTGCAAGATCAGATAAAGCAACCTATTAAAGATTCAGCTGAGTTAAGGAGTGTACAAAAGCATGGAATGGCTAAGAAAGAAGAAAAATAA
- a CDS encoding phosphatidate cytidylyltransferase, with amino-acid sequence MPWSRIISGIVAIALALSATLLGGWYFTAMFAVVVFLGQQEYFNLVRARGIAPAAKTTIAFSLILLGICTLDGSLADAVMPIAGTLICFYLLFQPKFATIADVSASIMGLFYVGYLPSFWVRLRAIDSATFSNLPLGGYWPTNWTDFWGEVNFNSLPRGLTITLLTFLCIWAADIGAYIIGKFFGKTRLSEISPKKTVEGAIFGITSSLVVALGGAYYLHFPRSPLTGLALGLLIGIASLLGDLTESMLKRDAGVKDSGQLIPGHGGILDRTDSYIFTAPLVYYFVTLLLPLLAN; translated from the coding sequence ATGCCTTGGTCTCGGATTATTAGTGGAATTGTTGCGATCGCCCTTGCTCTTAGTGCAACCCTTTTAGGAGGTTGGTACTTTACTGCCATGTTTGCGGTGGTAGTCTTTTTGGGCCAACAAGAATATTTTAATTTGGTACGAGCCAGAGGCATAGCTCCCGCCGCTAAAACTACCATAGCTTTCAGTCTCATCTTGCTAGGTATTTGTACCCTTGATGGCAGTTTAGCGGACGCTGTGATGCCAATAGCTGGTACGCTTATATGTTTTTATCTGTTATTTCAGCCTAAATTTGCCACGATCGCGGATGTTTCTGCTTCTATCATGGGGCTATTTTATGTAGGTTATTTGCCAAGTTTTTGGGTGCGGTTGCGAGCGATCGATAGTGCTACTTTTAGCAATCTCCCATTAGGGGGTTATTGGCCCACAAATTGGACAGATTTTTGGGGCGAGGTAAATTTCAACTCTCTACCACGAGGTTTGACTATTACACTGCTGACTTTCTTGTGTATTTGGGCAGCAGACATTGGTGCTTACATTATTGGCAAATTCTTTGGGAAAACCCGTCTGTCTGAAATCAGTCCTAAAAAAACCGTAGAAGGTGCGATCTTTGGCATTACTTCTAGTCTAGTTGTAGCTTTGGGTGGCGCTTATTATCTCCACTTTCCCAGATCCCCCCTCACTGGTTTAGCACTGGGTTTACTGATTGGTATTGCTAGTCTTTTAGGCGACCTTACTGAGTCTATGCTCAAGCGAGATGCTGGAGTCAAGGATTCCGGGCAGTTAATCCCCGGACACGGTGGAATCTTAGACCGCACTGACAGTTATATTTTCACGGCTCCTTTGGTTTACTATTTTGTGACACTACTATTGCCGCTACTAGCAAATTAA
- the cbiT gene encoding precorrin-6Y C5,15-methyltransferase subunit CbiT: MPSQLWPYITPGIPDELFEHLPGIPLSQREVRLLLIAQLRLKPDSVLWDIGAGTGTIPVEVGLLCPNAQIIAVERDEEVASLIKRNCDRFEVNNVEVIEGSAPECLHELKVTPHRVCIEGGRPIQEILQAAWSYLPPSGRVVATAVNLESLYAISQTFSQLRARNIEVVQSAVNRLETRGFSQTFAAVDPIFILSGEKLD, from the coding sequence ATGCCTTCCCAACTTTGGCCTTACATTACCCCTGGTATTCCCGATGAATTATTTGAGCATTTGCCAGGGATTCCCCTTAGCCAGCGAGAAGTCCGGCTGCTATTGATTGCCCAACTACGGTTAAAACCCGATTCAGTATTATGGGATATTGGTGCAGGGACAGGTACAATTCCAGTAGAGGTGGGATTACTTTGTCCCAACGCGCAGATTATCGCTGTAGAAAGGGATGAAGAAGTAGCTAGTTTAATCAAACGCAACTGCGATCGCTTTGAAGTCAATAATGTCGAAGTCATTGAAGGGAGCGCCCCAGAGTGTTTGCATGAGCTTAAGGTGACTCCTCACCGCGTTTGTATTGAAGGAGGACGCCCCATTCAGGAAATTTTGCAAGCTGCATGGAGTTATTTACCACCATCAGGTCGAGTTGTTGCCACAGCTGTTAATCTTGAGAGCTTGTATGCTATTTCTCAGACTTTTTCCCAGTTAAGAGCGAGAAATATAGAAGTTGTCCAATCTGCGGTCAACCGTTTAGAAACACGCGGCTTTTCTCAAACCTTTGCAGCTGTCGATCCCATTTTTATCCTCAGTGGTGAGAAACTGGACTAG
- a CDS encoding serine/threonine-protein kinase, which produces MIGKILGESLEGDSLGSRYEVQQLLGKKAGRRTLLARDKISGELVVVKLLSFGNDFEWDDLKLFEREAETLKSLSHPSIPRYLDYFEVNLPEIKGFALVQTYIPAQTLEQYLQSGRTFTEAEIKQIAKALLEILIYLHGLYPPVIHRDIKPSNILLGERSGNSVGQVYLIDFGSVQTVLATESGTRTVVGTYGYMPQEQFGGRAVAASDLYSLGTTLIYLVTGTHPADLPQKDFCIQFEQVANLSPSLTRWLKSLTEPSLERRLSSASEALKTLDEPQFEIDKALAVGKPAGSRIQLTKTWNSLEIIIPPIGFHPSIVFTGVFAIAWNSFILFWTIGALYTPFPINIPFALFSLPFWGAGFVMMYTFLFHLFGRIRLRLDQKQISFINDLLGLKFNRTRATPRQHIRKLVYIPKSYEIDLSSGTRIEVTPQLFIWAGVHKYQLAGSGGVINSEPEIEWLAQELSNWLDIPITRE; this is translated from the coding sequence ATGATTGGAAAAATATTAGGTGAGTCGCTTGAGGGCGATAGCTTGGGTTCACGCTACGAAGTTCAGCAGCTGTTAGGAAAAAAAGCAGGGCGGCGGACGCTGTTAGCGCGGGATAAAATTAGTGGTGAATTGGTAGTTGTCAAGTTACTCTCTTTTGGCAATGATTTTGAATGGGATGATCTCAAGTTGTTTGAGCGGGAAGCTGAAACTTTAAAATCTTTGTCACATCCTTCAATTCCTCGTTATTTAGACTATTTTGAAGTTAATTTACCTGAAATTAAAGGATTTGCCTTAGTACAAACTTATATCCCAGCCCAAACTTTAGAGCAATATCTACAATCTGGGCGGACTTTTACAGAAGCTGAAATCAAACAGATAGCCAAAGCACTTTTAGAGATTCTGATTTATCTACATGGGCTGTATCCGCCTGTAATCCACCGTGATATCAAGCCTAGCAACATTTTATTAGGGGAACGCTCTGGCAATAGTGTAGGCCAAGTTTATTTGATAGATTTTGGTTCTGTACAAACTGTCCTCGCTACAGAAAGTGGAACTCGAACTGTAGTCGGAACCTATGGTTATATGCCACAGGAGCAATTTGGTGGACGTGCTGTTGCAGCCTCAGACCTTTATAGTTTAGGCACGACGTTGATTTACCTAGTGACAGGTACTCATCCAGCCGATTTACCCCAAAAGGATTTTTGCATTCAGTTTGAGCAAGTAGCTAATCTTAGCCCTAGTTTGACTCGTTGGTTAAAGTCGCTGACTGAACCTAGTTTAGAGCGGCGTTTGAGTTCTGCCTCAGAAGCACTGAAAACTTTAGATGAGCCACAGTTTGAAATTGATAAGGCTTTAGCTGTTGGTAAACCAGCAGGTAGCAGAATTCAACTAACTAAAACTTGGAATTCTCTAGAAATTATCATTCCACCGATTGGTTTTCATCCTTCAATAGTCTTTACAGGTGTGTTTGCGATCGCCTGGAATTCATTTATCCTATTTTGGACAATAGGCGCTCTCTATACTCCTTTTCCGATCAACATCCCTTTTGCCTTATTCTCACTTCCTTTTTGGGGTGCTGGCTTTGTGATGATGTATACATTTCTCTTTCATCTATTTGGACGCATCCGCCTGCGTTTAGATCAAAAGCAAATTAGCTTTATCAACGATTTATTGGGATTGAAATTCAACCGTACCCGTGCAACGCCTCGACAGCATATACGTAAGCTCGTTTATATTCCTAAAAGCTATGAGATAGATTTGAGCAGCGGTACTAGAATTGAGGTTACGCCCCAATTGTTTATTTGGGCAGGAGTACACAAGTATCAACTCGCTGGTTCTGGCGGTGTGATTAACTCCGAACCAGAAATCGAATGGCTAGCTCAGGAATTGAGCAATTGGTTAGATATACCGATTACTAGAGAATAG
- a CDS encoding DUF2993 domain-containing protein → MPEKNFQSTNASKIRIITQVLTTALKLWLRSQVSEVSQLEVEIKASDRQILSGRIPSVSIFATNAVYQGLLVTQIQIVAENIRVNIGSILKGQPLRLLEIVPVVGDLIVDEKDLNSSLSSDLLSSAFNDVLVKLLPEYSPESQPINWQKILLENNQIILRGIQLPNTQATPLEVCVGLELVDTQVLQLTHIYTQHGQGALLEGNGGYNLDLGSDVSIRELTLTPGKLVCHGRINVNP, encoded by the coding sequence ATGCCAGAGAAAAACTTCCAATCAACAAATGCAAGTAAGATCAGGATAATTACGCAAGTACTGACAACCGCACTCAAGCTTTGGTTGAGATCGCAAGTTAGCGAAGTATCTCAATTAGAAGTAGAGATTAAAGCAAGCGATCGCCAAATCCTCTCTGGGCGTATTCCCTCAGTATCTATATTTGCTACTAATGCAGTTTATCAAGGTCTCCTTGTAACGCAAATTCAAATAGTGGCAGAAAATATTCGGGTAAACATTGGCTCAATACTTAAAGGTCAGCCTCTACGGCTATTAGAAATAGTCCCAGTAGTTGGCGACTTGATTGTAGACGAGAAGGATCTTAACTCTTCTCTCTCATCTGACTTATTATCTTCTGCTTTCAATGATGTACTAGTTAAGCTTTTACCAGAATACTCTCCAGAATCCCAGCCTATTAACTGGCAAAAGATTCTCCTTGAGAATAACCAAATTATACTGCGTGGCATCCAACTTCCCAACACTCAAGCAACGCCTCTGGAGGTTTGTGTGGGTTTAGAGTTAGTCGATACTCAGGTATTACAACTGACACACATCTACACGCAGCATGGTCAAGGAGCGCTACTAGAAGGTAATGGTGGGTATAATTTGGATCTTGGGTCAGATGTTAGTATCCGAGAACTAACGCTGACCCCAGGCAAGCTAGTGTGCCACGGGCGAATTAATGTTAACCCTTGA